The Flaviramulus sp. BrNp1-15 genome includes the window TTATGGGTGATTATGTGGATGGTTGGAGCGAATCTGCACATGTTATTCAATTTTTAATAGAGTTATCACGAAATATAAACTGCATTTTTATAAAAGGTAATCATGATCTTTGGTGCGAAGATTGGTTAGAATCAGAAGAGGTAAACCCTACTTGGTATATGCATGGTGGTAAGGAAACTATGGAAAGTTATGTTGGATTTGATGAAGCTGATAAAAAACAACATTTAGAGTTTTTTAAAAATATGACACTTTACCATATTGATAACGAAAACAGATTGTTTCTTCATGCTGGTTTTACATCTATGCATGGTGTTGAAAAAGAAGTTTTTCAATCTACGTTTTATTACGATAGAACGCTTTGGGAAATGGCATTAACTATGGATAAACGTATTGAAAAAGATTCTGCTATTTATCCAAACCGACTTAAACATTACAACGAAATTTATATAGGTCATACACCAACTATTAATTTTAAATGTGATACACCTATGCACGCCATTAATGTTTGGAATATTGATACAGGAGCAGCTTTTACAGGAAAGTTATCAGGAATAAATGTAAATACAAAAGAAGTTTTTCAAAGCGATAATTTACCAGCTTTATATCCCAATGAAAAGGGGAGAAACAAGTAGTTTTTAATTTATATGCTTTTTGTAATAGCTAAGTAATGCTTCAGCATCTGCGCCAAACCACCTTTTTATGTAAATGACCAAATAGATAAGTTGTAATTTAAAAACACCATGTTTTTTATATAACCTTGCTGAGGTTTTTAAGGTTTTATTAATAACAACAAATTGGTTACGGGCATATAATTCGTTAATTAAAATATTGTCTTCGTAAATAATATAGCTTTCGTTAAAGCCGCCAATTGTATTAAATAATGTTTTGGTTATAAACTGACTTTGGTCGCCACCTCTACAAATTCTCCAGCTAAATTTTGTAAACCAACTGGCTAGTTTTAACCACCAATGATTACTGTTAAACTGCATTTTAAAACAACCCGCTTCATTACCTTTTTTTACTTCACTAATAATTAAATCATCAAAGTTTTTAGGTGGAAAAGAATCGGCATGAAGAAAATATAAAATGTTTCCGTTAGCATGTTTTGCTCCTAAATTCATTTGTTTAGCTCGACCTTTTTCAGAATTTAAAAGTGTTATTTTAATTTTAGAATTGTGCTTAAAAGCTTTTGTTGCATCAATTACAGCGTTGTCTATGTAATAATAAGCCTCAGTGTTTTTTGTATTATTAATCTTTGCAAATGTTTCAACTACATCTGGTGTGCCATCTAAACTACCACCATCTACAACAATAATTTCACCTGTGTTTTTGCCAGAAAAATTAACCATTAAATGCTCCAGAAGTTTGCCAATGTTGGCTTCTTCATTTAAAACAGGAATTATTATGGAGATTTTATTCATTTAAACTCCAATTATATTCCATATAACTTTTTTGGGCTTTTTCAGAGACTTTAATATCTGAATATTTGTTTATGAAATGAATGATATTTCCATTTCCGTTAATCAAAAAATCTTTTTTAAACCACGTGAAAATTTTAGATAACTCTACCTTATTAGGTGTTAAAATATTTCTTTCAGAATCGTTAATAAAGTCTTTGGTAGCTTTGGTAAGTTGATTTTCCATGTTTGAAGCCGTATACGCTTCATTTAACAATTTAGGACAAGAATATGAAGCGCAAACAATAGCAAAATGAATGCGAGGTTCGCTCATTTGTCGCAATATTTTATGCTCAATCTCATCAAGATTGTACCATTTTTCACCAAGTTTCCAATAGCGTTGTTTCCAAGGGTCTTTTATGTCTTTTATACTATTTACAGGATAATGACGCAGAATTAAATCAATGGTCATAGCGTTGTAAGTATTTATCCAGTAAGCTAGTTTTTCATTTTTATTCCAATTTTCATCAGGTAATTTTTTATTTAATGACTCTAAATAGTTTCTTAAAGTCGACCAATTATTTTTGAATCCTGAATAATTTACATTACCATTTTCTGAAACGTGACTTTTAAGCAAATTATTCCACTGCGAATGGAGAACTGGTTTAGTGGGAATAATTTCTACTTGATTTTTAATTGTATCTATTTTTGTTTCGTTTGGAGTTTCTTCTAAAACAGAAGTTTCATCAAAATCCTTTTTAATAGCAATAACTTCTTGAATAGTGTCTGTTTTGGTTTCAGTTTGTTCTGTAGTTCTTTTTGGAGAAGTTTCAACAATACGTTTAGTACCAGAACAACCAGAAACAAGTATAATTATAAAAAGAAGTTGTAAATATTTCATTTAGGAAAAATGTTTTCTAAAACACTTGTTGTTAGTCTTTAATTAAAAACAAACCTAACAAATTTAGGTATGTTAGGTTTATTTGATTTTCTATAAAAAGTGTTTTAAATGCAGTATTACTTAACAGCATCCACCACCATCATAATGGTAAGTAGATTCGCTAATAAAAATATCATTTCTACCAAGCGATGCTAATACACCAGCAGTTTTGTCGCATATAGCAAGTGGTTGATTTTTTAATAACACATGTCCAGCTTTATCATCAAAATAATCATCTTCACCATAATAAATAGCTGCTTTACCTGTGAATATGCATGGGCCGTCTTCTGGCATAGGATCTTTTATTGCAGCAACTTCAATAGATTCTATATAAATTAACTCATCTGTTGGATAATGTTTTGGGTCTAGAATTCTATAGGGTTTTCTAGCTCTAATTTCAATAGTTCCAAATCCAGCGTCAGTTAATGCTTTTACATATTCCGCAATTGGTAAGCTACCGCTAAGACACAAAGCGCGTAAGCGTTCGTCGTTGCGTAACTCATCATTCATAGGTTGTTCGCAAGTTGGATCACTCATTACTAAACGTCCGTGTGGTTTTAGTACACGATACATTTCTGCAATGGCTTTTTTTAAATCATCAGCTTTAAAAATGTTGAATAAACAATTTTGTGCAGCTACGTCTATAGTGTTATCTTCAACAGGTAAATGCATAGCATCCCCTTTTTTAAGCTCAACAAAATCACTTTTAAACCAAGGATTTTGAGCTTCTGCTTCAATAAAATTTTTACGAGATGCTTCAAGCATTTCATCAACGACATCAATACCTACAACACCACCTTTTTGACGGTTAAAATAGGCGAATTGTAAAAGCTCCATACCGCCACCAACACCAACATAAAGTGTTTTAGGATTGTTGGTTAAATCGCGAGCATGAACTGTAGAGCCACAACCATAATTCATTTCTTGCATGATTCTAGGGATTTTTAATCCTGGTAATTCCCAAATTGGGTTTGTGGTACAACATAAACCAACATCTGGGGTTAATGCGGCTTCTTTATAAACATCGTGTATGGTTTCTAAGTAACTCATATGTTTTTTAGATTAGAGAAACAAGATGAAAGAGTCAAGACTTTGAAGTAGTTCTTCCTGATTCTATAGGTCTTGCTTCTAAATAGTTTTTATTAATTCTTTAAAAAGGATTACCATATTAGGTTCAGCTTTTCCAGCGGTTGCAATAATATCATTAATGTCTACCGGTTTTAGGTTATCTGGGTCGCACTCATCTGTTAAAACTGACACCGCAGCAACTTTTAAATTTAAGTGGTTTGCTACAATAACTTCTGGAACAGTACTCATGCCAACAGCATCAGAACCTATAATTTTTAGCATGCGATACTCTGCACGAGTTTCTAACTGTGGTCCAACAACACTAGCATAAACACCTTTGTGAAGTGTGATATTGTTTGCTTTTGCTATAGCTTCGAATTTTTGGTTAATGTCTTTATCATAAGGCTGATTCATGTCTGTAAAACGTTCGCCTAATTTTGAAACGCCTTTAAAAGCCAATGGAGAACTGCCTTGTAGATTAATGTGGTCGTCTATAAGCATAAGTTCCCCTTTTTTAAAGTTTAGGTTAACCGCACCAGCAGCATTGGAAACTAATAAGGTTTTTATACCTAATTTTTCCATAATGCGAACAGGAAACGTAACATCTTGTAACGTATAACCTTCATATAAGTGAAAACGCCCTTGCATTACGATGGCTTTTTTGCCAGCTAACTCACCGTAAATTAATTTTCCTTTATGAAATTCTACAGTTGCTGTTGGGAAATTTGGAATATGATTATAACTAACTTCTTTAATAATTTTTATATCGTCTATTAGTTTGCCTAATCCTGTGCCTAGAATAATTCCTATTTCGGGGCTTTCAAACCCTTTACTTTGTAAATATTCTACAGTTTCTTCTATTATTTTAATCATTTAATTGATTTATTTTTTGTTGAAGTGTTAAGTTTGATTGATAAAATTTTGAAGCTATTAAATCTTCAAAAGTATCAATGTCATTTAAGGACACTAAAGTACTGAATTTTATGTGTTTTTCGTTTAATTCAAGAAGTGTTTTTTCTAACAGGTTTGATTGACTCCACGGCTTATTTTCAAAAATGAAATCATGCATTTTACTAAGGCCAACTAAGTAATAACCGCCATCTTCTGCAGGACCAAAAACAACTTCGCTTTTGTTTAAAGCTTTTAAGCCTTCATTAATATGATGTTTTGTAATTTCAGGTAAATCAGATCCAATTAAAACTATTCGATTATAGCCATCTTCAAACCCTTTTTTAAAAGCATTTTTCATGCGTTCACCTAAATCTACGCCTTCTTGAACTGCTTTGGTTTCATTTTTCCATTTACTATCTATTATGGCGTCTGAAAAATAAATACGCTTATCTGTCAGGATATTTTTAGTAGCTTGTTCGGTTACATTCACCAATTCACTATAAACCTCAAAAGCAGCTTGATTACCTATGGTTTTAGCTAAACGAGTTTTAACTTTTCCTAGTTTTATGTTTTTTACAAAAACAATAATAAGTTCTTTAGTCATAAATTTTATATCCCTTTTTTAGCCATTTACTCCAATGTTGGTTGAATGTGTGTACATTTTCAGTTTCTTGTTCTTCAGAGTCATAGACTTTAAAGTTATTGTTTTTCCATTCAAAAATTCCACCATAAAGGTTGTAAACATTTTTGTAGCCTGCTTTTTTAAGTTTTTTGGCAATGTTTTCAGATCGAATACCAATAGAGCAATAGACTACAGTTTTAGAGTTTTTATCCAATAGTTTTTGCGTAACAGAATCTATATTAAAAGTATTGTAACCCACATGAATGGCATGTTTTAAATGACTGGTTTTATATTCAAACAATTCTCTAGCATCTAGAATAATAGCATCTGTTTTTGGCATTGCCAATTCTTGAACAGACATGTAAGGTATGGTTTTAGAATTGTGTTTTTTTAATAATTCTGAAATCGTTTCTTGAGCGAAACCTACACCCGAAAATAGCAAGAGTATATATAAAAAACTTTTATTCATAGGTTTTGTTTACAATTTGAGGGCTTAGGGACTTATTACGCAACGACGCCTTGGCAACTGCTTCCTGCACCTGCGGTACAACCATAGCAATGTTGAGAAATCACAATATCGCGACCTTCTAACAATTCTTCGTTGTATTTAGATATATGTGTTGCTTTACTGTTTACTGGTAATTCAAGCATTTGATTGAAATCGCAATCGTATAAATAACCATCCCAACTTACCGAAATGGTATTCGTGCACATGACATTAGCAACAGCTGTTGGGTTATAAGCTTCAACTAAGGCATACATGTAATCTTCGTAATTTTCAGATGCAATTAAATAATCTAAAAATCTTGAAATAGGTAGATTGGTAATCGCAAATAGATTGTGAAATTGTATACCAAAATCATCATTTAATGCCTTTTTGAAATCTTTTTCCATAGAGGCTTGATTTCCTGGTAAAAATGCACCAGAAGGATTATAAACCAAATCTAAACGCAAATTACTATCTGGCATGCCATAACCCACAGCGTTTAAATCTTTTAAGGCTTCAATAGATTTGTCAAAAACACCATCACCACGTTGCTTGTCTGTTTTTCCGCGAGTCCAATGTGGCATAGAGCTTACTACATGTACATTATGTTTTTTAAAAAACTCAGGTAAATCACTATACTTTTTGTTCGCTTTTATAATGGTTAAATTAGAACGCACTATAAAATCTTTAATACCAGCTTTTGAAGCTTCTTCTACAAACCAACGAAAATTAGGATTCATTTCTGGTGCGCCACCAGTTAAATCTAAGGTATGCGCGCCAGTATTTTTTATTACCTCCAAACACTGTTGCATGGTCTCTTGCGTCATAATTTCTTTTCGGTCTGGACCAGCATCAACATGACAATGCTCACAAACCTGATTACACATGTACCCAACATTTATTTGTAAGATTTCAAGCTTTTTTGCCTTTAAAGGAAATTGATTGGTTTCAGCAATTTTAGTTTTAAAAGTTGGTAATTCTCCATTTTGGAAAATGCCATTTGATAAAATTTCTAATTGTCTATTGCTATTTGCTAATTCGCTATCGCGTTTGTGTAGAGATTTTTTTGCCATTAATCTTTTTGTTCATTTAGATCCTTCGACTTTGCTCAGGATAAGCGATTCGTACAATTTTGGTCTGCAAAATTGGTTCTCTGCTTACATTTCTAATTTATTCACTTTATTCATCATTTGCACACCGTGTACTAAAGAAGCTCCACCGCGAATAGCGCCAGCTACATGAAGTGCTTCCATCATTTCTTCTTTGGTAATGCCACGTTGTAAGCCATCTCCAGTATAAGCGTCAATACAGTATGGACATTGAATGGTATGAGCAACCGCCAAGGCTATTAAAGACTTTTCGCGAGCAGTAAGCGCACCTTCTTCAAAGACTTTTCCGTAGTATTCAAAAAATTTATCTCCTAATTCTTGATTCCAGTCACTTATCTTTCCAAATTTTTTAAGATCAGCAGGATCATAATATGTTTTTTGCATAAAAAATATTTTTTATCAAAGATATGAATCTAATAGTTTAAGTCGAAAATATTGACATTACTTAACATAAATTGATAAAATACATTTTAAACTATATTTTAGCAAAACTAAACCTCATTAAAATGAATGATTATTTTTCGATACTTACCATATTAGTTTTACTTTCTGCTGTTTTTGGCTATATAAATGTTAGGTTTTTAAAGTTGCCAAATACTATTGGTTTAATGTTAATTACCATACTTTTTACATTAGGTGTTTTTGCGTTAAGTTATTTTGATTCTACACTTTTAGATGCCGAACGTTACATTATAAAGCAAATAGATTTTAAAACTGTTTTATTAGATGTTATGTTAAGTTTCTTGCTGTTTGCAGGCGCATTACATACTAATTTCCAGCAACTAAAAGTGCAGCGTTGGCCTGTATTGGTGTTTGCAACTTTTGGGGTTTTAGTATCTACATTTTTGGTGGGAATAACCATGTTTTATTTGCTGAAAATAATTGGTTTGCCTGTTAATTTTATCTATTGTTTATTGTTTGGATCTTTAATTTCTCCAACCGACCCAATAGCTGTTTTGGGAATATTAAAAAAAGCTGGTGTACCCAAAAAATTAGAAGTTAAAATTGTTGGAGAGTCTTTGTTTAACGATGGCGTTGGGGTAGTGGTGTTTTTAACTATTTTTCAAATAGCCTCTTTAGGAATTGATAATATTGAAGTTTTAGATGTTATAAAACTCTTTGGACAAGAAGTTATTGGTGGTATTATTTTAGGAGGTATTTTGGGTTGGATAACTTACAGATTAATGAAATCTATAGACGATTATGATATTGAAGTTATTATAACACTTGCAGCAGTTATGGGCGGAACAGTTTTAGCACACAAGTTTCATTTATCGGCACCATTAGCTATGGTAACTGCAGGTTTAATTGTAGGTAACGATACTGTAAGAGGAACGGCTATGTCTGAAATAACAGAAAGCTACGTAGATAAATTCTGGGAGCTTATAGACATATTATTAAACACAATTCTGTTTGTTTTAATAGGTATGGAAATGCTGGTTTTAGCTTACGATGGTAAATATATTTTAGCAGGTTTAATTGCTATACCAATAATATTAGCTTGCCGTTATACATCATTATTATTCCCGATAAACTTCTTTAAAAAGAAGCTGGACTTTGTGCCAAAAACCAATTTAATTATGACTTGGGGCGGATTGCGTGGTGGAATTTCTATAGCCTTAGCCTTAGGGTTAACCGAAGCTATGGAACGCGATTTGTTTTTGGTTATAACTTACATAGTGGTTGTGTTTTCTATACTAGTGCAAGGGTTAACAGTTGGTAAATTGGTTAAAAAAGTAAGTTAAATTATTTGGACGTTACCTTTATCCTGAAACAAGTTTAGGAACCAGGTTGAGTTTACATTGCAATCTTTTTTAAAGCTTCGCTTCGATATCTTCAACCAAAAATATTTTGGTTTTGATAGTCTCAAAAAAGGATTTTCATTGCAATACCTAACGAGGAAAAGAAGTTTGTTTGACTGTTGGTATATGAAACGTAGCTTATAAATTAACGCAAACCTTTCGGATAAACACAGAGTCGAATTTTTATGTTTTGTTTTTAATTTTTTTATTTTAAAAGCCAAATTTAAAATTTGGCGGACTCGCAAATAAGCACAAATATTTCGGTTTAGCACTTATTAGCTATGTTTTATATACGTTATTATCCTTTGTTATTTTTCCGTGTTGAATGTCGGAAGGAATATATCATTCAACATTGCAAAAGGTAATTTATCCTCTTGAGAATTATAAGCGCCTCCAGTAAATACAACAACCATATCCAACTCTGGAAGAATCATAATATACTGACCTCCATTTCCAGTTGCCGTTTTGGAAACAACAACTTTGCCCTTTACTTTAAATGGGATGTTCCACCAAAGATAACCATAGTCAATTCCTGTAATTTTGGTTTTCGGTGTAGTTGATTCCTTAATCCAATTTTCCGACACGATTTTTTTTCCGTTCCATTTCCCCTTATTGAGTAACAATTGTCCAATTTTTGCCATATCCCTTGAGGTCATATATAATCTTTTGCCAGATGGTATAATTTCTTTATCCGATGTATGTCCCCAATTTACATTATCAATTCCCATAGGACTGAATAAATATTTCTCAGCGAATTTGTCAATTGTCATTCCTGAAGCTTGACTTATTATTTCTGCGATTAAAACTACGCCCATTGAACAGTAATTTGACAATGCCCCTGGTTCATTAACCATTGGTAAGTCAAGAGTATATTGAAGCCAATCCTTTTTTTTATAGACTTTGTCTTCTTGTCCTTTTGATTTTTTATTCCAATCGTTACAATCAAGTCCGCTGGACATAGTCAAGAGATTTTTGATGGTGATGTTATTCTTCCTCTTATCGAGATTTTTTTTGGGTATAGGATTTTTAAGATATTTTGATATTGGGTCGTTAATGTCTTCAATAAACCCTTTGTCAATTGCGATTCCCAATAAAATTGACCTTATGCTTTTCGTGATAGAACGAAGGTCGTGAGGTTGGTCTGCTGAATGTTCTTTAAAATACTCCTCAATAATCAGTCGGTCATTTTTTATCAATAAAACACTATGTATTTCGTTTGCTTTGTTTTTTAATTGGCTGAATGCCTTATAAATTAGTGTTGTATCAACGTTTTGTGATTTTAAATTTTCCGTTTTCCATCCGTCCCCAAGTTCTTTCGGTTGCGAATAGGTATAGGTGTTCTGTCCATAGCAAAGTGAATTAACGAATAATACTAAGATTGTTAATGCTGCTATGTTTTTTTTCATAATAAAGGGGTAATGCGATGATATGAAGTCGTTCTATAATGACTTATATCAATCGTTAAACGAAGTTAGTTGAAATTTTTTACAAAGTCAATAAGAAGTAGCTAACTACTCCCTCAAAACACTTCTGGAAATCACAATTTTTTGAATTTCGCTAGTGCCTTCATAAATCTGAGTAATTTTTGCATCACGCATTAAACGTTCTACATGGTATTCTTTAACAAAACCATTACCACCGTGTATTTGCACCGCTTCAACGGTGTGTTCCATAGCAACTTTACTGGCATACAGTTTTGCCATGGCACTAGATTTATCGTAGTTGTTACCTTGGTCTTTATCCCAAGCAGCTTTCATAACAAGCATTCTAGCCGCTTCAATATCGGTATACATGTCTGCTAACTTAAAAGCAATAGCCTGATGGTTACAAATTTCGGTACCAAATGCTTTTCGTTCTTTCGAGTATTTTAAAGCTAACTCATAAGCGCCAGAAGCAATACCTAAAGCTTGTGCTGCAATTCCAATTCGTCCTCCAGAAAGCGTTTTCATTGCAAACTTAAAACCAAAACCGTCTTCACCAATTCTATTTTCTTTTGGCACTTTTACATCGTTAAATTGTAGAGTGTGTGTGTCACTTCCGCGGATTCCTAGTTTGTCTTCTTTAGGACCAATATGAAAACCTTCCATACCTTTTTCAACTATAAAAGCATTAATACCTTTATGCCCTTTTTCTCTATCGGTTTGCGCAATAACTAAATACACATCAGAACGTCCGCCATTAGTAATCCAGTTTTTGGTACCATTAATAACGTAATGATCACCTTTATCTATAGCAGTAGTTTTTTGCGATGTAGCATCACTACCAGCTTCTGGTTCACTTAAACAAAATGCACCAACAAACTCGCCTGTAGCCAGTTTAGTTAAATATTTTTGTTTTTGTTCTTCGGTTCCATAAGCTTCCAAACCATAGCAAACCAACGAATTATTTACAGAAACAATAACCGATGCAGAAGCATCAATTTTTGATAATTCTTCCATAATAAGCACATACGAGATAGCGTCCATACCGCTTCCGCCGTATTTTGGGTCTACCATAATGCCCAAAAATCCTAAATCGCCCATTTTTTTTACCAATTCTTTTGGGAATTGTTGTTTGTTGTCGCGTTCTATAACGCCAGGAAGTAATTCGGTTTGAGCAAAATCGCGAGCGGCATCGCGTATCATCATATGTTCTTCTGAAAGACTAAAATTCATAATTCGTAATTATATTATTGATTTGGTAAAAAATGTTTACAAATATAGCCTTTTAGTGTTAATTTTTCAATCGGGATTGTTATTTTTACCTCGTATGAAAAAAAGTGAATACAATGTTATTGGGGTAATGTCTGGAACATCTTTAGATGGTATAGACCTAGTTGCGGTAAAATTTCAATTTAACAATTCATGGGATTTTAAAATCACACATTCTGAAACTGTAAGTTACAGTGAAGAATGGTATAATACATTAAAAAAATTAGTAACTTTTTCTATTGAAGATTTAAAGAAGATTGATGTAGATTACACTAAATATCTTGCTGGTATTATTAAAAACTTCATCACAAAAAATACTTTAGAAAATATTGATGCCGTTTGCTCGCATGGTCATACTGCTTTACACCAACCGAAAAAAAAATTAACTTACCAAATAGGTAATTTACCAAACCTAACAAGTTTGTTGGGTGAGAAAGTGGTTTGCGATTTTAGAGTTCAAGATGTTGAACTTGGTGGTCAAGGTGCGCCATTAGTGCCAATAGGTGATAAATTATTGTTTTTAGATTATGATTATTGTATCAATTTAGGAGGTTTTGCAAATATTTCAACGGAAGTAGAAGACAATAGAATTGCGCATGATATTTGTCCGGTAAACATTGTTTTAAATCATTATGTGAGTAAACTTGGTTTTAATTATGATGATGAAGGAAAAATAGCATCAACAGGAAAAATTAATCAGGAATTGTTAAACCAGTTAAATAATTTGTCGTTTTACAAAGAAAATTATCCAAAATCCTTAGGGTTAGAATGGGTAAATATGCATGTTTTTCCTCTTGTTGATAGTTTTAAATTAGAAGTTAAAGATGTTTTAAAAACTTTCGTAGAACATATTTCATTTCAAATAGCTTCAGAAATTAATAAAAAAAGCAACGCTACAGTTTTAATTACTGGCGGAGGCGTTTACAATACTTATCTAATAAATAGCTTAAAAACCTACACGGAGCATGTAATTGTGGTTCCTAACAATCAAATTGTAGAGTATAAAGAAGCTTTAATTTTCGCACTCTTAGGTGTGTTAAGACTCAGAAAACAAGTTAATTGCTTAAAAAGCGTAACAGGCGCAACAAAAGACCATAGTTCTGGTAAAATTTATCTACCTTAAAATTAATAAAAAATTAATCTAAAAGGCTTATAGTTTTTTATATTTGTTACTTACTAATTTAATACTTTCCTTATGAATCAGCTTTAGCAACACTTCAGTTAAAATTCCCAAAAATTAATTGTAAGCTAAAACGAATCATAATATAATATTGATGAAAGAATTATTAAAAAAGTACGAAAATAAAGAGCCAGAAATTGTTTTTAATTGGAAAGATTCTGAAACCGAGGCAGAAGGATGGGTGGTTATAAATTCATTACGAGGAGGAGCTGCTGGTGGTGGAACAAGAATGCGAAAAGGACTTGATATGAACGAAGTTTTATCGTTAGCAAAAACTATGGAGATTAAATTTACTGTCTCTGGTCCTCCTATTGGTGGTGCTAAGTCTGGTATTAATTTCGACCCACAAGACCCAAGAAAAAAAGGTGTTTTAGAACGTTGGTATAGTGCCGTATCTCCATTGCTTAAAAGTTATTATGGAACCGGAGGCGATTTAAATGTAGATGAAATTCATGAAGTTATTCCAATTACTGAAGAAAGTGGTGTTTGGCATCCGCAAGAAGGTGTTTTTAATGGGCATTTTAAACCCACTGAAGCTGATAAGATAAATAGAATAGGTCAATTAAGACAAGGTGTAATTAAGGTTATCGAAAATCCTGATTACACACCTAGTGTTTCAAAAAAATATACAATATCTGATATGATTACAGGTTTTGGAGTTGCCGAAGCTGTAAAACAGTATTATAATGTTTATGGTGGTAGTATAAAAGGTAAGCGTGCCGTAGTTCAAGGTTTTGGAAATGTGGGAGCAGCAGCAGCTTTTTATTTATCGCAAATGGGAGCCAAAATAGTGGGTATAATTGATATTGTAGGCGGATTAATTAATGAAGATGGTTTTACTTTTGAAGAAATCACTAACTTGTTTCTAGCCAAA containing:
- a CDS encoding arsenosugar biosynthesis-associated peroxidase-like protein, with the protein product MQKTYYDPADLKKFGKISDWNQELGDKFFEYYGKVFEEGALTAREKSLIALAVAHTIQCPYCIDAYTGDGLQRGITKEEMMEALHVAGAIRGGASLVHGVQMMNKVNKLEM
- the arsM gene encoding arsenosugar biosynthesis arsenite methyltransferase ArsM, with the translated sequence MSYLETIHDVYKEAALTPDVGLCCTTNPIWELPGLKIPRIMQEMNYGCGSTVHARDLTNNPKTLYVGVGGGMELLQFAYFNRQKGGVVGIDVVDEMLEASRKNFIEAEAQNPWFKSDFVELKKGDAMHLPVEDNTIDVAAQNCLFNIFKADDLKKAIAEMYRVLKPHGRLVMSDPTCEQPMNDELRNDERLRALCLSGSLPIAEYVKALTDAGFGTIEIRARKPYRILDPKHYPTDELIYIESIEVAAIKDPMPEDGPCIFTGKAAIYYGEDDYFDDKAGHVLLKNQPLAICDKTAGVLASLGRNDIFISESTYHYDGGGCC
- a CDS encoding metallophosphoesterase family protein; this encodes MRIFAIGDIHGGLKALVQLLNKMEVKDEDTLIFMGDYVDGWSESAHVIQFLIELSRNINCIFIKGNHDLWCEDWLESEEVNPTWYMHGGKETMESYVGFDEADKKQHLEFFKNMTLYHIDNENRLFLHAGFTSMHGVEKEVFQSTFYYDRTLWEMALTMDKRIEKDSAIYPNRLKHYNEIYIGHTPTINFKCDTPMHAINVWNIDTGAAFTGKLSGINVNTKEVFQSDNLPALYPNEKGRNK
- a CDS encoding purine-nucleoside phosphorylase encodes the protein MIKIIEETVEYLQSKGFESPEIGIILGTGLGKLIDDIKIIKEVSYNHIPNFPTATVEFHKGKLIYGELAGKKAIVMQGRFHLYEGYTLQDVTFPVRIMEKLGIKTLLVSNAAGAVNLNFKKGELMLIDDHINLQGSSPLAFKGVSKLGERFTDMNQPYDKDINQKFEAIAKANNITLHKGVYASVVGPQLETRAEYRMLKIIGSDAVGMSTVPEVIVANHLNLKVAAVSVLTDECDPDNLKPVDINDIIATAGKAEPNMVILFKELIKTI
- a CDS encoding rhodanese-like domain-containing protein, which gives rise to MNKSFLYILLLFSGVGFAQETISELLKKHNSKTIPYMSVQELAMPKTDAIILDARELFEYKTSHLKHAIHVGYNTFNIDSVTQKLLDKNSKTVVYCSIGIRSENIAKKLKKAGYKNVYNLYGGIFEWKNNNFKVYDSEEQETENVHTFNQHWSKWLKKGYKIYD
- the arsS gene encoding arsenosugar biosynthesis radical SAM (seleno)protein ArsS (Some members of this family are selenoproteins.), which gives rise to MAKKSLHKRDSELANSNRQLEILSNGIFQNGELPTFKTKIAETNQFPLKAKKLEILQINVGYMCNQVCEHCHVDAGPDRKEIMTQETMQQCLEVIKNTGAHTLDLTGGAPEMNPNFRWFVEEASKAGIKDFIVRSNLTIIKANKKYSDLPEFFKKHNVHVVSSMPHWTRGKTDKQRGDGVFDKSIEALKDLNAVGYGMPDSNLRLDLVYNPSGAFLPGNQASMEKDFKKALNDDFGIQFHNLFAITNLPISRFLDYLIASENYEDYMYALVEAYNPTAVANVMCTNTISVSWDGYLYDCDFNQMLELPVNSKATHISKYNEELLEGRDIVISQHCYGCTAGAGSSCQGVVA
- a CDS encoding glycosyltransferase family 2 protein, producing the protein MNKISIIIPVLNEEANIGKLLEHLMVNFSGKNTGEIIVVDGGSLDGTPDVVETFAKINNTKNTEAYYYIDNAVIDATKAFKHNSKIKITLLNSEKGRAKQMNLGAKHANGNILYFLHADSFPPKNFDDLIISEVKKGNEAGCFKMQFNSNHWWLKLASWFTKFSWRICRGGDQSQFITKTLFNTIGGFNESYIIYEDNILINELYARNQFVVINKTLKTSARLYKKHGVFKLQLIYLVIYIKRWFGADAEALLSYYKKHIN
- a CDS encoding DUF547 domain-containing protein, which produces MKYLQLLFIIILVSGCSGTKRIVETSPKRTTEQTETKTDTIQEVIAIKKDFDETSVLEETPNETKIDTIKNQVEIIPTKPVLHSQWNNLLKSHVSENGNVNYSGFKNNWSTLRNYLESLNKKLPDENWNKNEKLAYWINTYNAMTIDLILRHYPVNSIKDIKDPWKQRYWKLGEKWYNLDEIEHKILRQMSEPRIHFAIVCASYSCPKLLNEAYTASNMENQLTKATKDFINDSERNILTPNKVELSKIFTWFKKDFLINGNGNIIHFINKYSDIKVSEKAQKSYMEYNWSLNE
- a CDS encoding TIGR04282 family arsenosugar biosynthesis glycosyltransferase; its protein translation is MTKELIIVFVKNIKLGKVKTRLAKTIGNQAAFEVYSELVNVTEQATKNILTDKRIYFSDAIIDSKWKNETKAVQEGVDLGERMKNAFKKGFEDGYNRIVLIGSDLPEITKHHINEGLKALNKSEVVFGPAEDGGYYLVGLSKMHDFIFENKPWSQSNLLEKTLLELNEKHIKFSTLVSLNDIDTFEDLIASKFYQSNLTLQQKINQLND